The region ACAATAAATATTGGATTATACAAAAATTCTTTATAATATGATCATCATCGGATGAATGAGCCATTCTATATGTATATATCATAAGAAGAAACCCAAAacatttcacaatcaaacatacATAAACTATAATTATGTGATGAAAATAAAAAAGATCTATACACATAATTAACCATTCTTTTTTTAGTCAAAAAAGTGAAGAAAATATAAATCCTATATATCTAGCTAGAAGGCATAACATTTGTATCTATAAATTTATATATATCTCCTATAGAAGTTGATGATTTTGTTCAAACCCTTGCATATTGTGAGTAGCATCCAAAGGAAACAAAGGAAATCCACCATTAATCTCAGAAATAAACCCTTCCAAATCAGAAAACCCACCTAAATACCCACCACAACTCTCTTCTCTTACTTCTTCTTTGATCACTCTATCCATTTTCAGATCCAACCCCCAAAATCCACCATTGCTCAACAACTCCTCCTTTCTTGGACAACCCTCTGATGATAAACCACTTCCACTACTAGTGCTCCTCGAAGATTCTTCTATTACCCTTGTCTTCTTCTTGAAATTCTTTTTGACTTCACTTGGTTTCCCGGTTAACTTCTGCACAAGCTCCCTAAAATTCTCAGCATCAGTTTTGATTATCTCAGGCACAAATATGTGAATTATTCGTATCTTTGGTTTGATCTTTGATATTGTGTAAGAGTCTTTATGCATAGCTAGGGTTTTAGGTTTCTTTGAATTGGCTATGCATGTATGGTTAGGGTTTCTAAGCTTGTTTTCCATGAAGAAAACTCAATAAATTCTCAAAAGAAAAAATGAATAAGAGAAGGAGTTGTAAAAGTTGATATATATGTAAAGTATACTTAGAACatagaaagaaagaaaaaagtGAATCATGTATTTATAGAAGAATAAGGCACATATCAAAATTGAAGGATAATTTAAAAGGAAAAAGAGGATAAAGAAATAGGGAAGAAAATATGAAGGTGTCTGTTGGAAGGATAGGATTAGATGAATCTTGCCATACAGTAATATTTTCAGAACTTCATCAATGGTCCCCTCTAATATATTTTAACTGTTATTAATATTATAGAGGAAAAAATGCTAATTGCTATATTTGTAAGTTTTATATATGTATATGAATATCTTGTGGAGTGGGGGAATGGATTTAGACACTTTTTTTTGCGTTTACTTCCATGAAATGACTATAGCATTCCTCATAGTGGCAAATATTTAATATATAAACTTTTGCAAATTTCAGTATGAAATATAGTTCTTTTAGTAAATTAATTAGTAGATGTATGGACATTTGAAGCACCAATTTTGATATGTTTATCCATTTTGACTTTTATAGAAGTTCCTATAACTTTCTCACGTTTTAAAGTgcatatatatattttttctgCTTAATTAAGAATATGATTTCAATATACTATGTGAAAGTTCATAACTCTAAAAAAAGAATTGAATGAGTTGTTTTCTGAAAAGGGATTGTCTTTCAACAAATAAGAGAAGAAAATTGATTTATTGGCTTTTTTTCAGTCTTCTTTGCGGAAGATTTTGGAATAGAGGGGAgactttttaaa is a window of Lathyrus oleraceus cultivar Zhongwan6 chromosome 6, CAAS_Psat_ZW6_1.0, whole genome shotgun sequence DNA encoding:
- the LOC127098512 gene encoding VQ motif-containing protein 25, whose amino-acid sequence is MENKLRNPNHTCIANSKKPKTLAMHKDSYTISKIKPKIRIIHIFVPEIIKTDAENFRELVQKLTGKPSEVKKNFKKKTRVIEESSRSTSSGSGLSSEGCPRKEELLSNGGFWGLDLKMDRVIKEEVREESCGGYLGGFSDLEGFISEINGGFPLFPLDATHNMQGFEQNHQLL